The following are encoded in a window of uncultured Ilyobacter sp. genomic DNA:
- the rimI gene encoding ribosomal protein S18-alanine N-acetyltransferase, with the protein MQVIQGMDIENIEELYQLEKKSFPGNSYSMDSLFKMLENNKYYFGGVWKREKLIGYTILLDSIDIFEIIKIAVDTRYRNQGIGEEMLKTILLNVEKNIHLEVRENNTAAIKLYEKIGFKNIFKRKNYYGDTGEDALVMVLNR; encoded by the coding sequence ATGCAAGTAATTCAAGGGATGGATATAGAAAATATAGAGGAACTCTATCAGTTGGAGAAGAAATCCTTCCCAGGAAATTCTTATAGCATGGATTCTCTATTTAAAATGTTAGAAAACAATAAATACTATTTTGGGGGAGTCTGGAAAAGAGAAAAGCTGATAGGATACACCATTTTACTAGACAGCATAGATATCTTTGAAATAATCAAAATAGCTGTAGACACAAGATACAGAAATCAAGGTATAGGGGAAGAGATGCTCAAAACTATCTTGCTGAACGTGGAAAAGAACATACATCTCGAGGTCAGGGAAAACAACACGGCTGCCATAAAACTTTATGAGAAAATAGGATTTAAAAATATTTTTAAAAGAAAAAATTACTACGGTGATACAGGAGAAGATGCATTGGTAATGGTATTAAATAGATAA
- the lepB gene encoding signal peptidase I: MEKEKIIINGIFYLFLTTCFLLLWIKEKEVVELIKEYRGAFSEKIIEIFNVESGATQKGIKKTVNFVETIGSALILVLIIQKFYLGNFLVPTGSMIPTIMPKDRIFGNMVIYNFKQPEREDIIVFREPVENKVLYTKRVMGLPGEEVKIEFGHLYVNNKRIDIREYSNLGFIEYDTWTIPKKGDTVEIVPGANYSSEIRSEDIKEIQEFLLEKPGQLREILPDVDFYVNGKKTGMILDFIHEEKTINEILDGNTVKIQIDENYYMVLGDNTDGSYDSRMWGFVAESRIKGKAFVRFWPLNRIGLLK; the protein is encoded by the coding sequence TGTTTTTGACTACATGTTTTCTTTTGTTGTGGATAAAGGAAAAAGAGGTAGTTGAGCTCATTAAAGAGTACAGGGGGGCTTTCTCTGAAAAGATAATAGAGATATTCAATGTAGAGAGTGGTGCAACCCAGAAAGGTATAAAAAAGACTGTTAATTTTGTGGAAACAATCGGGTCAGCGCTTATACTTGTTCTGATAATTCAAAAATTTTATTTGGGAAATTTTCTTGTTCCAACGGGATCAATGATACCAACGATTATGCCTAAAGACAGAATATTTGGAAACATGGTAATTTATAATTTTAAACAACCTGAAAGGGAAGATATAATAGTTTTTAGAGAGCCTGTAGAAAATAAAGTTTTATACACCAAAAGAGTTATGGGGCTTCCAGGGGAAGAAGTGAAGATAGAATTTGGACATCTGTATGTAAATAATAAAAGAATAGATATCAGAGAGTATTCAAACCTAGGATTCATAGAGTATGATACATGGACAATACCTAAAAAGGGAGACACTGTGGAGATCGTTCCAGGAGCTAATTATTCTTCTGAAATAAGAAGTGAGGATATAAAGGAAATTCAAGAGTTTTTACTTGAAAAACCAGGACAGTTAAGAGAGATACTTCCAGATGTTGATTTTTATGTAAATGGAAAAAAGACAGGAATGATTTTAGATTTTATCCATGAAGAAAAGACTATAAATGAGATATTAGATGGAAACACTGTAAAAATTCAAATAGATGAAAATTATTATATGGTACTAGGAGACAATACAGACGGAAGCTATGATTCTAGGATGTGGGGATTTGTTGCTGAGAGCAGAATAAAGGGAAAAGCATTTGTAAGATTTTGGCCACTAAACAGGATAGGCCTGTTAAAATAA